A genome region from Dolichospermum compactum NIES-806 includes the following:
- a CDS encoding AAA family ATPase gives MNNPHQQLLQQIDLMLRARYPLLYIVGVEEEPIEQVLQQLTQISQTPRQLLLWDIVTGWDDNGTDKGSVMGALSRITKTSENTTTIFVLRDIHFILKNSETEKNAPVIRAIKNLTRQLKRTRQTLILTSHILTIPPELQEEVTVIDFPLPNIEEIDYLIQQLIVPEKLNLNGLGKEQLIKACQGLSRARIRRVLAAALAAKGQVNETDIDRVLEEKKQAVKQTGILEFYTANESLKNVGGLENLKQWVRMRQDAFTEEARRYGIPNPKGVLLVGIQGTGKSLSAKTIAHEWRLPLLRLDVGRLFGGIVGESESRIRQMIQLAEAISPCVLWMDEVDKAFGNINSGTDGDSGTSRRVFGTLITWMQEKTSPVFMVATANNVQILPAELLRKGRFDEIFFLNLPTEKERHDIFKVHLQKIRPSRLREFDLQKLASHSENFSGAEIQQVIIDGMHRAFGSLVAGNRRDFSTEDILAAVSETVPLAAIAKEQITSLKRWAAEAGARTASIDTLLIEELKVYSQQQGLGPLEVD, from the coding sequence ATGAATAACCCCCACCAACAACTACTCCAACAAATAGACCTCATGCTTCGCGCCCGCTATCCCCTACTATATATAGTCGGAGTCGAAGAAGAACCAATAGAACAAGTCCTGCAACAACTCACCCAAATATCCCAGACACCACGACAACTATTATTATGGGATATCGTCACCGGTTGGGATGACAACGGAACTGATAAAGGTTCAGTCATGGGTGCATTATCAAGAATTACCAAAACCTCAGAAAATACAACCACAATTTTTGTATTGCGAGACATACATTTTATCCTCAAAAACTCTGAAACAGAAAAAAATGCTCCCGTAATTCGGGCTATCAAAAACCTCACCCGTCAACTGAAACGCACACGCCAAACCCTCATCCTCACTAGTCATATATTAACCATTCCTCCAGAATTACAAGAAGAAGTTACAGTTATTGATTTTCCCTTACCCAACATCGAAGAAATTGATTATTTAATTCAGCAATTAATAGTCCCGGAAAAACTTAACTTAAATGGACTAGGAAAAGAACAATTAATCAAAGCCTGTCAAGGATTAAGTCGCGCCAGAATTAGAAGAGTTTTAGCCGCTGCTTTAGCAGCCAAAGGACAAGTTAACGAAACAGATATTGATAGAGTTTTAGAAGAGAAAAAACAAGCAGTTAAACAAACCGGAATTTTAGAATTTTACACGGCCAATGAATCATTAAAAAACGTCGGTGGCTTGGAAAATCTCAAACAGTGGGTGCGAATGCGTCAAGATGCTTTTACCGAAGAAGCAAGACGTTATGGAATACCCAACCCGAAGGGAGTTTTATTAGTAGGAATCCAAGGCACAGGAAAATCATTATCAGCCAAAACTATCGCCCACGAATGGCGTTTACCATTGTTACGTTTGGATGTGGGCAGATTATTTGGGGGTATAGTGGGAGAAAGTGAAAGTCGCATTCGGCAAATGATACAATTAGCAGAAGCAATATCACCCTGTGTATTATGGATGGATGAAGTAGATAAAGCATTTGGTAATATTAATAGTGGTACAGATGGTGACTCTGGAACATCGCGCCGGGTATTTGGTACACTCATTACCTGGATGCAAGAAAAAACTAGTCCGGTGTTTATGGTGGCTACTGCTAATAATGTGCAAATATTACCAGCCGAGTTATTAAGAAAAGGGCGATTTGATGAAATATTCTTTTTAAATTTACCTACGGAAAAAGAACGCCATGATATTTTTAAAGTTCACTTGCAAAAAATCCGTCCTTCCCGACTGCGAGAATTTGATTTACAGAAACTTGCAAGTCATAGCGAAAATTTTAGCGGTGCGGAAATTCAACAGGTAATTATTGATGGTATGCACCGCGCTTTTGGTAGTTTAGTCGCTGGTAATAGGAGGGATTTTAGCACGGAAGATATTTTAGCGGCGGTATCGGAAACTGTTCCTTTGGCGGCTATTGCTAAGGAACAAATTACGAGTTTAAAACGCTGGGCTGCGGAAGCTGGCGCAAGAACGGCTTCTATTGATACGCTGTTAATTGAGGAGTTGAAGGTTTATTCTCAGCAGCAGGGTTTGGGTCCTTTGGAGGTGGATTAA
- a CDS encoding DUF1257 domain-containing protein, whose amino-acid sequence MSHFTTIKVQIKQGEVLLDVLQELGYQVEQNTNVRGYMGDKTNAEYVIKQSNGYDLGFRKNGESYELVADFWGAKINQQEFINNISQKYAHKTLMETIQTEGFNVEEEEVLADGTVRVLVGRWV is encoded by the coding sequence ATGTCTCATTTTACAACTATTAAGGTGCAAATTAAACAGGGTGAAGTTTTGCTTGACGTTTTGCAAGAGTTGGGTTATCAAGTTGAACAAAATACTAATGTACGCGGTTACATGGGTGATAAAACTAATGCTGAATATGTGATTAAGCAATCTAATGGTTATGATTTAGGTTTTCGTAAAAATGGAGAAAGTTATGAGTTAGTGGCAGATTTTTGGGGTGCGAAAATTAATCAGCAGGAGTTTATTAATAATATTAGTCAAAAATACGCTCATAAAACTTTGATGGAAACAATTCAAACTGAGGGTTTTAATGTGGAGGAAGAGGAGGTTTTAGCAGATGGTACGGTGCGGGTTTTAGTTGGTAGATGGGTTTAA
- a CDS encoding DUF2997 domain-containing protein translates to MAEYQKIEYRIGKDGKIVERVLNVTGSSCVETTKGLEKSLGQIESQELLPEYYEREENINIAESQSLKQQ, encoded by the coding sequence ATGGCTGAATATCAAAAGATTGAATATCGCATTGGGAAAGATGGTAAAATTGTGGAACGGGTTTTAAATGTCACTGGTTCTAGTTGTGTGGAAACTACAAAAGGCTTAGAAAAATCTTTGGGACAAATAGAATCTCAGGAATTATTACCCGAATATTACGAACGAGAAGAGAATATTAACATTGCTGAAAGTCAATCTTTAAAACAACAATAA
- a CDS encoding nucleotide exchange factor GrpE has protein sequence MLEQINNIAFAVILVIIVYIILRILFPETNENKSINNQSAISPDTEQKIKDLEVQCQRLREELKQQSQQLQSDFQNETFTQLQTLLSNYPTVKKMALAKPELPAKNLVSLFTSLDNLITSWGYTVIGETWEQVNYNPQLHQADSDDIQEGELVYIRFIGYQDGDKVLYPAKVSRTLPSGYNQS, from the coding sequence ATGCTAGAACAAATTAATAATATTGCTTTTGCTGTAATTCTCGTAATCATCGTTTATATTATTCTGCGGATATTATTCCCAGAAACTAATGAAAATAAATCAATTAATAATCAATCTGCTATTTCTCCAGATACAGAACAGAAGATTAAAGATTTAGAGGTTCAATGTCAACGACTGCGCGAAGAACTAAAACAACAATCTCAACAATTACAAAGCGATTTTCAAAATGAAACTTTTACCCAATTACAAACTTTACTCAGCAACTATCCCACAGTCAAAAAAATGGCTTTAGCTAAACCTGAATTACCTGCTAAAAACCTAGTCTCTCTATTTACATCTTTAGATAATTTAATTACCAGTTGGGGTTATACTGTGATTGGTGAAACTTGGGAACAGGTTAATTATAATCCTCAATTACATCAAGCTGATAGCGATGATATTCAAGAAGGGGAATTAGTATATATTCGTTTTATTGGTTATCAAGATGGTGATAAAGTTCTGTATCCTGCTAAAGTTAGTCGCACTCTTCCTAGTGGATATAATCAATCTTAA
- a CDS encoding Hsp70 family protein — protein sequence MTTIAIDFGTSNTVISILEPDTQQPKSLRFPNLSRVFVGVTPQGERLEYPVIPSVVFIKSGNNIILGEGVRSQRLGLSQTYPPERLFKKFKRDLAGDYQPPAIQIDGIHYHAVSISELFIQTIWTEIQKQNIHPSHLIFTVPVGAFERYLDWFRDLGKKLNVPQVSIVDESTAAALGYAIKHPGKLILVVDFGGGTLDLSLVKTVTNADENNSLRAEVLAKSEAYVGGEDIDVWIVDDYLRSQNLTPEQVGKIGYQNLLEIAERLKIQLSKNQSVAESWFDDESFMSYELKINREKLEEILEYRQFLQQLRNTLDEVLASALRKGISKNDIEQVLLVGGSCLIPAVQQLIISYFGKAKVKLNKPFDAVSHGALAITQITEIDDFLRHSYAIRLWESYSRSYIYHPIFTKGTKYPCQSSQWLTLQTANNGQTEIRLDIGELADMTQTEIAFDAWGRMTSSTLQHQESYRSLDTQHQQVCVAKLNPPGEAGIDRISVLFEVDSRRTLLATVKDLLRGEMLVDRGEIYKLS from the coding sequence ATGACAACTATAGCAATTGATTTTGGTACAAGTAATACTGTAATTAGTATTTTAGAACCTGATACTCAACAACCTAAAAGTTTACGTTTTCCTAATTTATCCCGTGTATTTGTTGGTGTGACTCCTCAAGGTGAAAGATTAGAATATCCAGTTATTCCTAGTGTAGTATTTATTAAATCGGGTAATAATATCATATTAGGTGAAGGTGTTCGTAGTCAAAGATTAGGACTTTCTCAAACTTATCCTCCTGAACGGTTATTTAAAAAGTTTAAACGTGATTTAGCTGGAGATTATCAACCACCAGCAATCCAAATTGATGGTATACATTATCATGCTGTCTCTATTTCTGAGTTATTTATCCAAACTATTTGGACAGAAATACAAAAGCAAAATATCCACCCTAGTCATTTAATTTTTACTGTTCCCGTTGGTGCTTTTGAACGTTATTTAGATTGGTTTCGAGATTTAGGAAAAAAGTTAAATGTTCCTCAAGTTTCCATTGTTGATGAATCTACTGCTGCGGCTTTAGGATATGCTATAAAACACCCTGGTAAGTTAATTTTAGTAGTAGATTTTGGTGGGGGAACTCTTGATTTAAGTTTAGTTAAAACTGTAACTAATGCTGATGAAAATAACAGTTTACGTGCTGAGGTTTTAGCTAAGTCGGAAGCCTATGTAGGTGGGGAAGATATTGATGTTTGGATAGTTGATGATTATTTACGTTCTCAAAATCTAACACCAGAACAAGTAGGAAAAATTGGTTATCAGAATTTATTAGAAATTGCTGAACGGTTAAAGATTCAATTATCAAAAAATCAATCTGTCGCTGAAAGTTGGTTTGATGATGAATCTTTTATGTCTTATGAATTAAAAATTAATCGTGAAAAATTAGAGGAAATTTTAGAATATAGACAGTTTTTACAACAGTTACGAAATACCTTAGATGAGGTTTTAGCTTCTGCTTTACGAAAGGGTATTAGTAAAAATGATATTGAACAGGTTTTATTGGTCGGAGGAAGTTGTTTAATTCCCGCAGTTCAACAATTAATTATTTCCTACTTTGGTAAAGCTAAGGTAAAACTAAATAAACCTTTTGATGCTGTCTCTCATGGTGCATTAGCAATAACACAAATTACCGAAATAGATGATTTTTTACGTCATAGTTACGCAATTCGTTTATGGGAAAGTTATAGCAGAAGTTATATTTATCATCCTATATTTACTAAAGGTACAAAATATCCTTGTCAAAGTTCCCAATGGTTAACCTTACAAACAGCAAATAATGGACAAACAGAAATTCGTTTAGATATTGGTGAATTAGCTGATATGACACAAACGGAAATTGCGTTTGATGCTTGGGGAAGAATGACTTCTAGCACTCTTCAACATCAAGAAAGTTACCGTTCCCTAGATACTCAACATCAACAGGTATGTGTTGCTAAACTTAACCCACCAGGTGAAGCAGGTATTGATAGAATATCTGTGTTATTTGAGGTAGATTCTCGACGGACTTTATTAGCAACTGTGAAGGATTTATTGAGAGGAGAGATGTTAGTTGATAGGGGAGAAATTTATAAATTGAGCTAA
- a CDS encoding ISAs1 family transposase: MCPSCAWVKRKDCKVLLQDSTLVDPDNKWLNLQSVGMVEYIQKINGKTQVETRYYISSLTNNAKLLGQSVRSHWGVENSLHWVLDVAFREDDCRIRKDNAPQNFAVLRHIAVNLLGKEKSQKLGIKSKQVCAGWDDEYLEKILECI, translated from the coding sequence TTGTGTCCAAGTTGTGCATGGGTAAAACGCAAAGATTGTAAAGTTTTATTGCAGGATTCAACACTTGTGGATCCAGACAATAAATGGCTAAATCTTCAAAGTGTAGGAATGGTAGAATATATACAAAAAATCAATGGAAAAACTCAGGTTGAAACCCGTTATTATATTAGTAGCTTGACGAATAATGCCAAATTATTAGGACAATCAGTTCGCAGCCATTGGGGTGTAGAAAACTCATTACATTGGGTTTTGGATGTAGCTTTTAGAGAAGATGATTGTCGGATAAGAAAGGATAACGCACCACAAAATTTCGCAGTTCTTCGTCATATAGCAGTTAATCTTTTAGGAAAAGAAAAAAGTCAAAAACTAGGAATTAAAAGTAAGCAGGTTTGTGCAGGATGGGATGATGAATATTTAGAGAAGATTTTAGAATGTATCTGA
- a CDS encoding proline--tRNA ligase: MRLSQMLFFTLRDDPADAEIPSHKLLLRAGYIRRIGSGIYAYLPLMWRVLQKVSQIVREEMNATGAQECLLPQLQPAELWQESGRWDTYTKAEGIMFSLVDRREQQLGLGPTHEEVITTVARDMIRSYRQLPVHLYQIQTKFRDEIRPRFGLMRGREFIMKDGYSFHADEESLQKTYQEMYTAYSNMLRRSGLAFRAVEADSGAIGGSGSTEFMVLAEAGEDEVLYTEDSKYAANVEKAVSLPADAEISPFTTYEKRETPGTETIDKVCNFLKCSPTQIVKNVLYQTVYDNGFTVLVLINIRSDQEINEVKLQNELTKLAPQFGAKTILTLTVPNAEAQATWQTKSLPLGYIAPDLSDDYIAESKQVNSQFVRLVDKTAVELKNFVTGANEAGFHVVGANWGEQFKLPALTVDIRKAKLGDRSLHDPTQTLQTARGIEAGHIFQLGTKYSQVMGATYTNEQGEEKPLVMGCYGVGVSRLAQSAVEQSYDKDGIIWPVAIAPYHAIITIPNIKDAQQIAVAEKLYTELNQAGIETLLDDRDERAGVKFKDADLIGIPFRIVTGRAITNGKVEVVKRATRESQEIAIDEVINTLQQWIKDAIAS; this comes from the coding sequence ATGCGATTATCACAAATGTTATTTTTTACACTACGGGATGATCCGGCTGATGCGGAAATTCCTAGCCATAAATTGTTACTACGTGCAGGTTATATCCGCCGCATTGGTAGTGGGATTTATGCTTATCTTCCCCTAATGTGGCGGGTTTTGCAAAAAGTTTCCCAAATTGTTCGGGAAGAAATGAATGCTACCGGCGCACAAGAATGTTTATTACCGCAGTTACAACCTGCTGAATTATGGCAGGAGTCGGGACGCTGGGACACTTATACTAAGGCTGAGGGAATTATGTTTTCCTTGGTGGATAGAAGGGAACAACAATTAGGACTAGGACCAACTCATGAAGAAGTAATTACAACTGTTGCTCGTGATATGATTCGTTCCTATCGTCAATTACCTGTACATTTATATCAAATTCAAACTAAGTTTCGTGATGAAATTCGTCCCCGGTTTGGTTTAATGCGCGGACGAGAATTTATTATGAAAGATGGTTATTCTTTCCATGCTGATGAGGAAAGTTTGCAAAAAACTTACCAGGAAATGTACACTGCTTACAGTAATATGTTGCGGCGTTCTGGTTTGGCTTTTCGGGCTGTGGAAGCTGATTCTGGTGCCATTGGTGGTTCTGGTTCTACAGAGTTTATGGTGTTAGCAGAAGCGGGAGAAGATGAAGTTCTCTATACTGAAGATAGTAAATATGCAGCAAACGTAGAAAAAGCAGTTTCTTTACCAGCAGATGCGGAAATTTCACCTTTTACAACTTATGAAAAACGGGAAACTCCGGGAACAGAAACTATAGATAAAGTTTGTAATTTCTTGAAATGTTCTCCTACCCAAATTGTGAAAAACGTTTTATATCAAACTGTTTATGATAACGGTTTTACTGTTTTGGTATTAATAAATATTCGCTCAGATCAGGAAATTAATGAAGTTAAATTACAAAATGAATTGACTAAATTAGCTCCTCAATTTGGTGCTAAAACTATCCTCACTTTAACTGTACCAAATGCTGAAGCTCAAGCAACATGGCAAACAAAATCTTTGCCTTTGGGTTACATAGCACCTGATCTTAGTGATGATTATATTGCGGAAAGTAAACAGGTAAATTCTCAGTTTGTGCGGTTGGTGGATAAGACTGCTGTGGAGTTAAAAAACTTTGTCACTGGTGCAAATGAAGCTGGTTTTCACGTCGTTGGCGCAAATTGGGGTGAGCAATTTAAATTACCTGCACTAACCGTAGATATTCGTAAGGCAAAATTAGGCGATCGCTCCCTGCACGACCCAACCCAAACCCTACAAACAGCTAGAGGCATCGAAGCCGGTCATATCTTCCAACTGGGGACAAAATACTCCCAGGTGATGGGTGCAACTTATACCAACGAACAAGGGGAAGAGAAACCTTTAGTTATGGGTTGTTATGGTGTAGGTGTGTCACGTTTAGCACAATCAGCCGTAGAACAATCCTATGATAAAGATGGCATAATTTGGCCAGTGGCGATCGCCCCCTATCACGCCATCATCACCATTCCTAACATTAAAGATGCCCAACAAATCGCCGTTGCCGAAAAACTTTACACAGAACTCAACCAAGCAGGAATAGAAACCTTATTAGATGACAGAGATGAACGGGCAGGAGTAAAATTCAAAGATGCAGATTTAATCGGTATCCCCTTCAGAATCGTCACTGGCAGAGCCATTACAAATGGTAAAGTCGAAGTAGTCAAACGCGCAACCCGTGAATCTCAAGAAATTGCCATTGACGAAGTGATCAATACATTGCAACAATGGATTAAAGATGCAATAGCAAGTTAA